In one Drosophila gunungcola strain Sukarami chromosome 2R unlocalized genomic scaffold, Dgunungcola_SK_2 000004F, whole genome shotgun sequence genomic region, the following are encoded:
- the LOC128254060 gene encoding membrane-bound transcription factor site-2 protease — MDPLVFFIVLASIYGVLYFFDRFFKSCMHYPYDAFLKNTGLSVNFMSLHWHTSAFNRTLLRWGSAGNSCTRRVMLTSFNVGVLVTFSLLPIGLILLIATIFSSGEQDTSSASSSSPVGVPVQLEILLPGVNLPLEEIGYYITTLVLCLVVHEMGHALAAVMEDVPVTGFGIKFIFCLPLAYTELSHDHLNSLRWFRKLRVLCAGIWHNFVFAGVCYLLISTVGITMSPLYAYNQHVVVTELTRKSPLRGERGLQVDNQITQVNGCPVDSEESWVACLQSSLKLKPGYCVSADFVQLNDESSAISHHSIDGQLQCCDELNPNVSCFEVVEDVNGDVPVELPQHVCLNVRRTLEEVTEHCSSGICNEGFCLRPLIRNITAIMTFKRQNSRGEKLPPVIYVGHPWDVTRTVEVSAFVPRYSFLKAAWPDAWLLLLKYNVVFSIGLALINAIPCFGFDGAHITSTVIHSFLVGRVDQHAKRDLISVIITSVGSLLFGLALLKVAWLSFLRPLL; from the exons ATGGATCCCTTGGTGTTCTTCATAGTGCTGGCTTCGATCTATGGCGTTCTGTACTTCTTTGACCGGTTCTTTAAG AGCTGCATGCACTACCCATACGATGCCTTCCTCAAGAACACCGGACTGAGTGTGAACTTCATGAGCCTTCACTGGCACACGAGTGCCTTCAACAGGACCCTTCTGCGCTGGGGATCCGCCGGGAACAGCTGCACCCGCCGAGTAATGCTCACCAGCTTTAATGTCGGTGTCCTGGTCACCTTTTCACTGCTCCCTATTGGTCTCATCTTGCTCATCGCCACCATCTTTAGCAGTGGCGAGCAGGACACCTCATCTGCGTCCTCATCCTCGCCGGTTGGAGTGCCTGTTCAGCTGGAGATCCTGCTGCCGGGCGTAAACCTGCCGCTCGAGGAGATCGGGTACTACATCACCACACTGGTGCTGTGTCTGGTGGTCCACGAAATGGGACACGCTCTGGCCGCCGTCATGGAAGATGTGCCCGTCACTGGGTTTGGGATTAAG TTTATCTTCTGCCTGCCACTGGCGTACACAGAGCTCTCCCACGACCACCTGAACAGCCTGCGTTGGTTCCGCAAGCTGCGAGTGCTGTGCGCCGGCATCTGGCACAACTTTGTGTTCGCCGGCGTGTGCTACCTCCTAATCTCAACGGTGGGCATCACCATGTCGCCGCTATACGCCTACAATCAGCACGTGGTGGTCACCGAATTGACCAGGAAATCGCCGCTGCGCGGAGAACGTGGCCTGCAGGTGGACAACCAGATCACCCAGGTGAATGGCTGTCCGGTGGACAGCGAGGAGAGTTGGGTGGCCTGCCTGCAGAGCTCACTTAAACTCAAGCCGGGCTACTGTGTGAGTGCGGACTTTGTGCAGCTCAATGACGAGAGCAGCGCAATCTCGCATCACAGTATCGATGGCCAGCTCCAGTGCTGCGATGAGCTGAATCCGAATGTGAGCTGCTTCGAGGTGGTGGAGGATGTCAATGGAGATGTGCCCGTGGAGCTGCCGCAGCACGTGTGCCTGAATGTGCGCCGCACCCTGGAGGAGGTTACCGAGCACTGTTCTTCGGGAATTTGCAACGAGGGCTTCTGCCTGCGCCCGCTGATACGGAACATCACTGCCATAATGACGTTCAAGCGGCAGAATTCGCGCGGAGAGAAGCTGCCACCAGTGATCTATGTGGGTCATCCGTGGGATGTCACGCGAACGGTGGAGGTTTCGGCCTTTGTGCCCAGGTATTCCTTCCTGAAGGCCGCCTGGCCGGATGCCTGGCTGCTACTCCTCAAGTACAATGTGGTCTTCAGCATAGGATTGGCCCTGATCAATGCCATACCCTGCTTCGGCTTCGATGGCGCCCACATAACGAGCACCGTGATACACAGCTTCCTGGTGGGCCGTGTGGATCAGCATGCCAAGAGGGATCTCATTTCGGTGATAATCACGAGCGTGGGCTCCCTGCTCTTTGGATTGGCCCTGCTCAAGGTGGCTTGGTTGAGCTTTCTGCGACCCCTGCTTTAG
- the LOC128254061 gene encoding uncharacterized protein LOC128254061 isoform X1, with product MSANEFSYRRLLPTCRVVVSIMACLSILSGVIAGYLFMTSMSGVSLAVRVVWTTGSAIYALASVLLIIGVWKQLIRWLVYPYMCLLLMAIAVYTMILQWLFHNLPAAVFASVAISFIFLGVALHLTKSL from the exons ATGAGCGCGAACGAATTCTCGTATAGAAGACTTCTGCCGACATGCCGGGTGGTGGTTTCTATAATGGCCTGCTTGTCCATTCTGTCAGGTGTGATTGCTGGTTACCTTTTCATGACCAGCATGTCAGGCGTTTCGCTGGCGGTTAGAGTTGTCTGGACCACTGGATCGGCCATCTATGCACTGGCCTCAGTTTTGCTCATCATAGGAGTTTGGAAG CAGCTGATTAGGTGGCTGGTGTATCCGTACATGTGCCTGCTTCTCATGGCCATTGCCGTCTATACGATGATCCTGCAGTGGTTATTCCATAATCTCCCTGCTGCCGTTTTCGCATCCGTGGCCATCAGCTTCATATTCCTTGGAGTGGCACTGCACCTGACCAAAAGTTTGTGA
- the LOC128254061 gene encoding uncharacterized protein LOC128254061 isoform X2 gives MSANEFSYRRLLPTCRVVVSIMACLSILSGVIAGYLFMTSMSGVSLAVRVVWTTGSAIYALASVLLIIGVWKLIRWLVYPYMCLLLMAIAVYTMILQWLFHNLPAAVFASVAISFIFLGVALHLTKSL, from the exons ATGAGCGCGAACGAATTCTCGTATAGAAGACTTCTGCCGACATGCCGGGTGGTGGTTTCTATAATGGCCTGCTTGTCCATTCTGTCAGGTGTGATTGCTGGTTACCTTTTCATGACCAGCATGTCAGGCGTTTCGCTGGCGGTTAGAGTTGTCTGGACCACTGGATCGGCCATCTATGCACTGGCCTCAGTTTTGCTCATCATAGGAGTTTGGAAG CTGATTAGGTGGCTGGTGTATCCGTACATGTGCCTGCTTCTCATGGCCATTGCCGTCTATACGATGATCCTGCAGTGGTTATTCCATAATCTCCCTGCTGCCGTTTTCGCATCCGTGGCCATCAGCTTCATATTCCTTGGAGTGGCACTGCACCTGACCAAAAGTTTGTGA